One window of the Fusobacterium animalis 7_1 genome contains the following:
- the yqeH gene encoding ribosome biogenesis GTPase YqeH, which produces MTKKCVGCGVELQNTDKNLQGYTPKPINTKEDMYCQRCFQLKHYGKYSVNKMTREDYRNEVGKLLDDVKLVIAVFDIIDFEGSFDVEILDILREKDSIVVVNKLDLIPDEKHPSEVANWVKDRLVEESILPLDIAIVSTKNGYGVNGIFRKIKHFYPDGVNAMVIGVTNVGKSSVINRLLGKKIATVSKYPGTTIKNTLNMIPFTNIGLYDTPGLIPEGRASDLVCDNCAQKIIPSGEISRKTFKAKYNRMIMIGNLVKFKILNNEEIKPIFSIYAAKDVQFHETTIEKARELEVGNFFTIPCECCKEEYNKHKKVNKTLTINTGEELVFKGLAWVSVKRGPLNIQITLPEEIDISIRKAFISPRR; this is translated from the coding sequence ATGACAAAAAAATGTGTAGGTTGTGGTGTAGAATTACAAAACACTGATAAAAATTTACAAGGATATACTCCTAAACCTATTAATACTAAGGAAGATATGTATTGTCAAAGGTGTTTCCAATTAAAACATTATGGAAAATATTCTGTAAATAAAATGACAAGAGAAGATTATAGAAATGAAGTGGGAAAACTCCTTGATGATGTTAAACTTGTTATTGCAGTGTTTGACATTATAGACTTTGAAGGTTCTTTTGATGTTGAAATTTTGGATATTTTAAGAGAAAAAGATTCAATAGTTGTAGTCAATAAATTAGATTTAATTCCTGATGAAAAGCATCCATCAGAAGTTGCTAACTGGGTAAAGGATAGACTCGTAGAAGAAAGTATTTTACCTCTTGATATAGCAATAGTTAGTACCAAAAATGGTTATGGAGTAAATGGTATTTTTAGAAAAATCAAACATTTTTATCCAGATGGTGTAAATGCTATGGTTATTGGTGTTACAAATGTCGGAAAATCTAGTGTTATAAATAGACTTTTAGGAAAAAAAATTGCAACAGTTTCAAAATATCCAGGTACGACAATAAAAAATACTTTAAATATGATTCCATTTACTAATATTGGTTTATATGATACTCCTGGTCTGATTCCAGAGGGTAGAGCTTCTGATTTAGTATGTGATAACTGTGCCCAAAAAATTATTCCGTCAGGAGAAATTTCAAGAAAAACATTTAAAGCGAAGTATAATAGAATGATAATGATAGGAAATCTAGTTAAATTTAAAATTTTAAACAATGAAGAGATCAAACCTATATTTTCTATTTATGCTGCAAAAGATGTGCAATTTCATGAAACTACAATAGAAAAAGCTAGAGAGTTAGAAGTTGGAAATTTCTTTACTATACCTTGTGAATGTTGTAAAGAAGAATATAATAAACATAAAAAAGTAAATAAAACTTTAACAATTAATACAGGAGAGGAGCTAGTATTTAAAGGTTTAGCTTGGGTATCAGTAAAAAGAGGACCACTTAATATTCAAATTACTTTACCAGAAGAAATTGATATATCAATTAGGAAAGCCTTTATAAGTCCTAGAAGATAG
- the ftsY gene encoding signal recognition particle-docking protein FtsY encodes MSLFDKLFGKKDKEEIEEQIDKEKEENQKVNISQRLTKSKEGFFSKLKNIFTSKSKVDDSIYEELEDLLLQSDVGLNMTTNLINQLEKEVKSNKIDNTEEVYEVLKKLMSEFLLSQDSKIYLKDNKINVILIVGVNGVGKTTTIGKLALKYKKLGKKVLLGAGDTFRAAAVEQLEEWAKRADVDIVKGREGADPASVVYDTLSRAESIKADVVIIDTAGRLHNKANLMRELEKINNIIKKKIGEQEYESLLVIDGTTGQNGLNQAKEFNSVTDLTGFIVTKLDGTAKGGIVFSVSEELKKPIKFIGLGEKIEDLIEFNAKDFVEAIFN; translated from the coding sequence ATGAGTCTATTTGATAAACTTTTTGGAAAAAAAGATAAAGAAGAAATAGAAGAACAAATTGATAAAGAAAAAGAAGAAAATCAAAAAGTTAATATTTCTCAAAGACTTACTAAAAGTAAAGAAGGATTTTTTTCAAAATTAAAAAATATATTTACTTCTAAAAGTAAAGTTGATGATTCTATTTATGAAGAATTAGAAGATTTATTATTACAATCTGATGTTGGACTTAATATGACAACAAATCTAATTAATCAATTAGAAAAAGAAGTTAAGTCTAATAAGATTGATAATACAGAAGAAGTATATGAAGTTTTAAAAAAATTGATGTCTGAATTTTTATTATCACAAGATAGTAAAATTTACTTAAAAGATAATAAAATTAATGTAATTTTAATTGTTGGTGTAAATGGAGTTGGAAAGACTACAACTATTGGTAAACTTGCATTAAAATACAAAAAACTGGGTAAAAAAGTTCTTTTAGGTGCAGGGGATACATTTAGAGCAGCAGCAGTTGAACAACTTGAAGAATGGGCAAAAAGAGCCGATGTTGATATTGTAAAAGGAAGAGAAGGAGCTGATCCTGCTTCTGTTGTATATGATACTTTAAGTAGAGCTGAGTCAATAAAAGCTGATGTTGTAATAATTGATACTGCTGGAAGATTGCATAATAAAGCAAATCTTATGAGAGAACTTGAAAAAATTAATAATATTATTAAGAAAAAAATTGGAGAGCAAGAATATGAATCTTTGCTTGTAATTGATGGAACAACAGGACAAAATGGATTAAATCAAGCAAAAGAATTTAATTCAGTTACTGACTTAACAGGTTTTATAGTAACAAAACTTGATGGAACAGCAAAAGGTGGAATTGTTTTTTCAGTTTCAGAAGAACTTAAAAAACCAATTAAATTTATAGGTTTAGGGGAAAAAATTGAAGATTTAATTGAATTTAATGCAAAAGATTTTGTTGAAGCTATATTTAATTAA
- a CDS encoding esterase/lipase family protein produces the protein MNYRIALIHGFFRNYKDMEDLENNLMNMGYTVDNLNFPLTFPPIEMSIKILKEYLLSLKEKGINKQNEIVLIGFGFGGVLIKETLKLEEVKGIVDKIILLSSPINDSTLHRRLKRTFPFIDLIFKPLAIYAKTRRDRKKFDKDIEVGLIIGRESSGFFGKWLGEYNDGYIEMKDVNFPDAKDKILIPITHNELNKRIGTARYINNFIAKGKFRLE, from the coding sequence ATGAATTATAGAATAGCACTTATTCACGGTTTTTTTAGAAATTATAAAGATATGGAAGATTTAGAAAATAATTTAATGAATATGGGATATACAGTTGATAATCTAAATTTTCCTTTAACTTTTCCTCCTATTGAAATGTCAATAAAAATTTTAAAGGAATATTTATTATCTTTAAAAGAAAAGGGAATTAATAAACAAAACGAAATTGTTTTAATAGGTTTTGGTTTTGGTGGAGTTTTAATAAAAGAAACTTTAAAATTGGAAGAGGTAAAAGGAATAGTTGATAAAATTATTCTACTCTCATCTCCAATAAATGATTCTACACTACATAGAAGATTAAAAAGAACATTTCCTTTTATTGATTTAATTTTCAAACCACTTGCAATCTATGCTAAAACTAGGAGAGATAGAAAAAAATTTGATAAAGATATAGAAGTAGGCTTAATAATAGGTAGAGAAAGCTCTGGATTTTTTGGAAAATGGTTAGGGGAATATAATGATGGTTATATTGAAATGAAAGATGTCAATTTTCCGGATGCTAAAGACAAGATTTTAATTCCTATCACTCATAATGAGTTAAATAAAAGAATAGGAACAGCTAGATACATAAATAATTTTATTGCTAAGGGGAAGTTTAGATTAGAATAA
- a CDS encoding glutaredoxin domain-containing protein — translation MSKMYGSMLCPDCVEAKEYLKKINYKYDFVNITESMTNLKEFLHLRDTRKEFEEVKSLGYVGIPAILTDDNKIILGDDVLKIK, via the coding sequence ATGTCAAAAATGTATGGTTCTATGCTTTGTCCTGATTGTGTTGAAGCAAAGGAATATTTAAAAAAAATTAACTATAAGTATGATTTTGTAAATATCACAGAAAGTATGACAAATTTAAAGGAGTTTTTACATCTTAGAGATACTAGAAAAGAATTTGAAGAAGTGAAATCTCTTGGATATGTTGGAATACCAGCAATTTTAACTGATGATAATAAGATTATTCTTGGTGATGATGTTTTAAAAATTAAATAA
- a CDS encoding toxin-antitoxin system YwqK family antitoxin has product MNNQYNKDGKKEGLWVKIYDNGVVQEERNYVNGVREGVYKSYYMNGKIEIIKNYKNGNLHGKYQTFYSDGKLNSEYNLVDGRKVGEYKEFYPNGILKRETIYVNDGTTSKNIKYFPNGKIKLEVNFVDGHMEGPYKEYHSNEKLFKECSYNKKGKLEGKYKEYDVEGNLLKEATYENGVEI; this is encoded by the coding sequence ATGAATAACCAATATAACAAAGATGGAAAAAAAGAGGGTTTATGGGTAAAAATTTACGATAATGGCGTTGTACAAGAAGAAAGAAATTATGTTAATGGTGTAAGAGAAGGAGTTTATAAATCCTATTATATGAATGGAAAAATAGAAATTATAAAAAACTATAAAAATGGTAATCTTCATGGAAAATATCAAACATTTTATAGTGATGGAAAATTAAATTCTGAATATAATCTTGTTGATGGAAGAAAAGTTGGAGAATATAAAGAATTTTATCCCAATGGGATTTTAAAAAGAGAAACAATATATGTGAATGATGGAACAACTTCTAAAAATATAAAATATTTCCCTAATGGAAAAATAAAACTTGAAGTTAATTTTGTAGATGGACATATGGAAGGTCCTTATAAAGAATATCACTCAAATGAAAAATTATTTAAAGAATGTTCTTATAATAAAAAAGGTAAACTAGAAGGAAAATACAAAGAATATGATGTTGAAGGAAATCTTTTAAAAGAAGCAACTTATGAAAATGGAGTTGAAATATAA
- a CDS encoding Dps family protein has product MKNKENLDRYLSNLAVLVTKTHNLHWNVVGARFKAIHEYTESLYDYYFEKFDEVAEEFKMKGQYPLAKLSDYLKHATVKEIEPKDFTIPEVVASIKEDMELMLADAKKIREVAAAEDDFTISNLMEDHVAYYVKQLWFLEAMSK; this is encoded by the coding sequence ATGAAAAACAAAGAAAATCTAGACAGATATTTATCAAACTTGGCTGTGTTAGTTACAAAAACACATAATCTACATTGGAATGTAGTTGGGGCAAGATTTAAAGCTATACATGAATATACAGAATCATTATATGATTATTATTTTGAAAAATTTGATGAAGTTGCTGAAGAATTTAAAATGAAAGGACAATATCCTTTGGCAAAACTATCTGATTATTTAAAACATGCAACTGTAAAAGAAATAGAACCAAAAGATTTTACAATTCCAGAAGTTGTAGCTAGTATAAAGGAAGATATGGAATTAATGTTAGCTGATGCTAAAAAAATAAGAGAAGTTGCAGCTGCTGAAGATGATTTTACTATTTCTAATTTAATGGAAGATCATGTTGCTTATTATGTAAAACAACTTTGGTTTCTTGAAGCAATGTCTAAATAA
- a CDS encoding ABC transporter ATP-binding protein, with the protein MLKKFISYYKPHKKMFFLDLLAAFFISICDLFYPILTRTILYDFIPNKKLKVIFLFLVILFFIYIIKMLLNYFVGFYGHVVGVKIQADMRRDLFKHIQNMPISYFDKNQTGDIMSRIINDLVDISELAHHGPEDVFISGVLVIGSFIYLVNLNAILTCVVFFFVPILALLTILLRNRMMRAFAETRTTVGAINANLSNSISGIRVSKSFNNSKYEFNKFELGNIKYIIARKAAYLWLAVFQGGIYYIIDMLYLVMLLSGTLFTYYNKISVIDFVTYMLFVNLLITPVKRLINSVEQFQNGMSGFRRFFEIINIPEEEEGKLEVGKLKGDIVFDNVTFRYEKNENVFENFSLKIKSGTNVALVGESGVGKSTICHLIPRFYEVLGGKITIDGIDIREMSLSSLRKNIGIVSQDVFLFTGTIKENIAYGKLDATDEEIYRAAKYANIHDYIMTLEKGYDTQVGERGIRLSGGQKQRISIARVFLANPPILILDEATSALDSITERNIQKSLDELSEGRTTLVVAHRLTTIRKADVIIVITKDGIAEMGNHEELMNMKGIYYKLNQA; encoded by the coding sequence ATGCTAAAAAAATTCATTTCATACTATAAACCACATAAAAAAATGTTTTTTTTAGATTTATTAGCTGCATTTTTTATTTCAATTTGTGATTTATTTTATCCAATATTAACTAGAACAATCTTATATGATTTTATCCCAAATAAGAAATTAAAAGTAATATTTTTATTTTTAGTTATTCTATTTTTTATCTACATAATAAAAATGTTACTCAATTATTTTGTTGGTTTTTATGGACATGTTGTTGGTGTTAAAATACAAGCTGATATGAGAAGAGATTTGTTTAAACATATTCAAAATATGCCTATATCTTATTTTGATAAAAATCAAACTGGAGATATTATGTCAAGAATAATAAATGACTTAGTTGATATTTCAGAGCTTGCTCATCATGGTCCAGAAGATGTATTTATTTCAGGAGTTTTAGTTATAGGTTCTTTTATATATTTAGTAAACTTAAATGCTATATTGACCTGTGTAGTTTTCTTTTTTGTACCAATTTTAGCTTTACTTACAATCTTGTTAAGAAATAGAATGATGAGAGCTTTTGCGGAGACTAGAACTACTGTTGGTGCTATAAATGCAAACTTATCTAATTCTATATCAGGTATTCGTGTATCAAAATCTTTTAATAACAGTAAATATGAATTTAACAAATTTGAATTAGGTAATATTAAATATATTATTGCCCGTAAAGCTGCATATTTGTGGCTAGCAGTATTTCAAGGTGGAATTTATTATATTATAGATATGTTATATCTTGTAATGTTATTAAGTGGTACTCTATTTACTTATTATAATAAAATAAGTGTAATTGATTTTGTAACATATATGCTATTTGTAAATTTACTTATTACACCTGTAAAAAGATTAATAAATTCTGTGGAACAATTTCAAAATGGAATGAGTGGTTTTAGAAGATTTTTTGAAATAATAAATATTCCTGAGGAAGAAGAAGGTAAACTTGAAGTAGGTAAATTAAAAGGAGATATAGTTTTTGATAATGTAACTTTCAGATATGAGAAAAATGAAAATGTTTTTGAAAATTTTTCTTTAAAAATAAAATCTGGAACAAATGTAGCATTAGTTGGAGAATCTGGTGTTGGAAAGAGCACAATTTGCCATTTAATACCTCGGTTTTATGAAGTTTTAGGTGGAAAAATTACAATAGATGGTATTGATATAAGGGAAATGTCCCTTTCATCACTTAGAAAAAATATAGGGATTGTTAGTCAAGATGTATTCTTATTTACAGGTACAATAAAAGAAAATATTGCTTATGGAAAATTAGATGCTACTGATGAAGAAATTTATAGAGCTGCAAAATATGCAAATATTCATGATTATATAATGACTTTGGAAAAAGGCTATGATACACAGGTTGGAGAAAGAGGAATTCGTTTATCAGGTGGACAAAAACAAAGAATTTCTATTGCCAGAGTATTTTTAGCTAATCCACCTATTTTAATTTTAGATGAGGCTACAAGTGCATTAGATAGTATAACAGAAAGAAATATACAAAAATCTCTTGATGAACTTAGTGAAGGAAGAACTACTTTGGTTGTTGCACATAGATTGACAACTATAAGAAAAGCCGATGTCATAATAGTAATTACAAAAGATGGTATAGCTGAGATGGGTAATCATGAAGAACTGATGAATATGAAAGGTATTTATTATAAGTTAAATCAAGCATAA